A window from Festucalex cinctus isolate MCC-2025b chromosome 4, RoL_Fcin_1.0, whole genome shotgun sequence encodes these proteins:
- the btbd10b gene encoding BTB/POZ domain-containing protein 10 isoform X2 — protein MRLSQARASRVEAQQRKMSLHGASGGCDRSRDRRRSSDRSRDSSHEREGQLTPCIRNLTSPTRQHNTERERDGGPSSRPGSPRPQRVSPSGSSSSGVVSSRNSSLSSTEGTFKSLGVGEMVFVYENPKEGASGATVCNRNVRTSERVTLIVDNTRFVVDPSIFTAQPNTMLGRMFGSGREHNFTRPNEKGEFEVAEGISSTVFRAILDYYKSGLIRCPDGISIPELREACDYLCISFDYSTIKCRDLSALMHELSNDGARRQFEFYLEEMVLPLMVASAQSGERECHIVVLTDDDVVDWDEEYPPQMGEEYSQIIYSTKLYRFFKYIENRDVAKSVLKERGLKKIRLGIEGYPTYKEKVKKRPGGRPEVIYNYVQRPFIRMSWEKEEGKSRHVDFQCVKSKSITNLAAAAADIPQDQLVVLHPGPQVDELDILPNHPPGGHPYSNEPDPEGPLPAM, from the exons ATGAGACT CAGTCAAGCTCGCGCATCTCGAGTGGAGGCCCAACAGAGGAAGATGAGCCTGCATGGTGCCAGCGGGGGCTGCGACCGCTCACGTGACCGCCGCCGCTCCAGCGATCGCTCCAGGGATTCCTCGCATGAGAGAGAGGGCCAGCTCACGCCCTGCATTCGCAACCTCACCTCACCCACCCGCCAACACAACACTG AGCGCGAGCGTGACGGTGGGCCGTCGTCAAGGCCCGGCAGCCCTCGGCCACAGAGGGTCTCTCCCAGCGGCTCCAGCAGCAGCGGCGTGGTGAGCAGCCGCAACAGCAGCCTGTCCAGCACCGAGGGAACCTTCAAAAGTTTGGGAGTGGGAGAAATGGTGTTCGTGTACGAGAACCCCAAGGAGGGCGCGTCCGGCGCCACCGTCTGCAACCGCAACGTGCGGACGTCCGAGAGGGTCACGCTGATCGTTGACAACACGCGCTTTGTGGTCGACCCCTCCATCTTCACTGCGCAGCCCAATACCATGCTGGGCAG AATGTTTGGATCGGGGCGAGAGCACAATTTCACGCGGCCCAATGAGAAGGGAGAGTTTGAGGTGGCCGAAGGAATCAGCTCAACGGTTTTCCGCGCAATTCTG GATTACTACAAATCAGGGCTAATCCGCTGTCCTGATGGAATCTCCATCCCCGAGTTGCGGGAGGCGTGCGACTATCTATGCATCTCTTTTGACTACAGCACCATCAAATGCAGAGACCTCA GTGCCCTGATGCACGAGCTGTCCAATGACGGCGCCCGACGACAGTTCGAGTTCTACCTGGAAGAAATGGTTCTACCTCTGATGGTGGCGAGCGCCCAGAGCGGCGAGCGCGAGTGCCACATCGTGGTCCTCACCGACGATGACGTGGTCGACTGGGACGAAGAATACCCGCCACAGATGGGAGAAGAGTACTCCCAAA TCATTTACAGCACAAAACTGTACAGATTCTTCAAGTATATCGAGAACAGAGATGTTGCCAAGTCCGTTTTGAAGGAGAGGGGTTTGAAGAAAATCCGACTGGGAATTGAAG GTTACCCCACATACAAGGAGAAGGTGAAGAAGCGTCCTGGAGGTCGTCCGGAGGTCATCTACAACTACGTCCAGAGGCCCTTCATCCGCATGTCATGGGAGAAGGAGGAGGGCAAAAGCCGCCACGTGGACTTCCAGTGCGTCAAATCCAAATCCATCACCAacctggcggcggcggcggccgacaTCCCCCAGGACCAACTGGTGGTCCTGCATCCGGGCCCCCAGGTGGACGAGTTGGACATCCTGCCCAACCACCCGCCTGGGGGCCACCCCTACAGCAACGAGCCCGACCCCGAGGGACCCCTGCCTGCCATGTGA
- the rassf10b gene encoding ras association domain-containing protein 10, translating into MAFVEGRISVWVCAEEKLVVGLSKRTTCADVVKALLKDVNNPNHQCYCIAEKWRGLQRILPDRTRIWRLWVAWGEERDRVRFVLVGCSEASRSAEARVVLLGKPNLGSKWTPGASLAEVPLDKQRRIVRKAFKKLGKMQKNSLSSSHGAEKIQALAHLVVCQDHTIRQQALRIQQLDAEIERREAKVHLDRTRTHGEDYVQNTYLLEEAAAEGSGQELCTLEGFLHLCDVMCQEELWNQEALADMLAVQIEDELNRHWMERRREEETETSACIIAEGDEMFLKERLRRLLDATLSAGLRLRSDLEAIRGDLELSRQICSSREEEMRDLLEKINSLGSEDGADTEGGTDEAERMRMMMMSSLERKSEWVEKARGLSKCHRGNDDDSDTGLSSLHSQESDSLIVCQSLV; encoded by the exons atggCTTTCGTGGAGGGGAGGATCTCGGTGTGGGTGTGCGCGGAGGAGAAGCTCGTTGTGGGCTTGTCCAAACGCACAACCTGCGCCGATGTGGTCAAAGCGCTCCTGAAGGACGTCAACAACCCGAACCATCAATGCTACTGTATCGCGGAGAAATGGAGGGGCCTCCAGAGGATTCTACCCGACCGGACCAGGATTTGGCGCCTTTGGGTGGCGTGGGGAGAGGAGCGGGACCGGGTGAGGTTCGTGCTGGTGGGCTGCAGCGAGGCGAGCCGCAGCGCAGAGGCGCGCGTGGTGCTGCTCGGCAAACCCAACCTTGGGTCCAAATGGACTCCGGGCGCTTCCTTGGCGGAGGTCCCGCTGGACAAGCAGCGTCGGATCGTCAGAAAAGCTTTCAAAAAGTTGGGGAAGATGCAGAAAAACTCGCTTTCTTCCTCTCATGGCGCGGAGAAGATACAAGCTTTGGCGCATCTCGTCGTCTGCCAAGACCACACCATCCGCCAGCAGGCACTCAGGATTCAGCAGCTGGATGCTGAGATTGAAAGGCGCGAGGCCAAAGTGCATTTGGACCGAACCAGAACCCACGGCGAAGATTATGTGCAGAACACTTATTTATTAGAGGAGGCAGCAGCAGAGGGTTCCGGTCAAGAGTTGTGCACTTTGGAAGGCTTTCTTCACCTTTGTGACGTCATG TGTCAGGAAGAGCTGTGGAATCAGGAGGCGCTTGCGGACATGTTGGCCGTGCAGATCGAGGACGAGCTCAACCGCCATTGGATGGAGAGGAGGCGAGAGGAGGAAACGGAGACCTCGGCATGCATCATAGCGGAAGGGGACGAGATGTTTTTGAAGGAGCGACTGAGGAGATTGCTGGATGCGACTTTGTCCGCGGGCCTGCGCCTCCGCTCGGATTTGGAGGCTATTAGAGGCGATTTGGAGCTGAGCCGGCAGATTTGCAGCAGTCGCGAGGAGGAGATGAGGGATTTGCTGGAGAAAATCAACTCTTTGGGTTCGGAGGACGGGGCTGACACAGAGGGGGGGACAGATGAAGCTgagaggatgaggatgatgatgatgagcagTTTGGAGAGGAAGAGTGAGTGGGTAGAGAAAGCCAGGGGTTTGTCCAAATGTCACAGAGGAAACGATGATGACTCAGACACGGGTTTAAGCTCCCTCCACAGCCAGGAGTCTGACAGCCTCATTGTGTGCCAGTCTCTGGTTTAG
- the btbd10b gene encoding BTB/POZ domain-containing protein 10 isoform X1 produces the protein MATRLQSYDSNSSDTENWERKATSRPRKLCKHSSSQARASRVEAQQRKMSLHGASGGCDRSRDRRRSSDRSRDSSHEREGQLTPCIRNLTSPTRQHNTERERDGGPSSRPGSPRPQRVSPSGSSSSGVVSSRNSSLSSTEGTFKSLGVGEMVFVYENPKEGASGATVCNRNVRTSERVTLIVDNTRFVVDPSIFTAQPNTMLGRMFGSGREHNFTRPNEKGEFEVAEGISSTVFRAILDYYKSGLIRCPDGISIPELREACDYLCISFDYSTIKCRDLSALMHELSNDGARRQFEFYLEEMVLPLMVASAQSGERECHIVVLTDDDVVDWDEEYPPQMGEEYSQIIYSTKLYRFFKYIENRDVAKSVLKERGLKKIRLGIEGYPTYKEKVKKRPGGRPEVIYNYVQRPFIRMSWEKEEGKSRHVDFQCVKSKSITNLAAAAADIPQDQLVVLHPGPQVDELDILPNHPPGGHPYSNEPDPEGPLPAM, from the exons ATGGCAACGCGTCTACAGTCATATGACAGTAACTCCAGTGACACCGAAAACTGGGAACGGAAAGCGACCAGCCGACCTCGCAAACTGTGCAAGCATTCGAG CAGTCAAGCTCGCGCATCTCGAGTGGAGGCCCAACAGAGGAAGATGAGCCTGCATGGTGCCAGCGGGGGCTGCGACCGCTCACGTGACCGCCGCCGCTCCAGCGATCGCTCCAGGGATTCCTCGCATGAGAGAGAGGGCCAGCTCACGCCCTGCATTCGCAACCTCACCTCACCCACCCGCCAACACAACACTG AGCGCGAGCGTGACGGTGGGCCGTCGTCAAGGCCCGGCAGCCCTCGGCCACAGAGGGTCTCTCCCAGCGGCTCCAGCAGCAGCGGCGTGGTGAGCAGCCGCAACAGCAGCCTGTCCAGCACCGAGGGAACCTTCAAAAGTTTGGGAGTGGGAGAAATGGTGTTCGTGTACGAGAACCCCAAGGAGGGCGCGTCCGGCGCCACCGTCTGCAACCGCAACGTGCGGACGTCCGAGAGGGTCACGCTGATCGTTGACAACACGCGCTTTGTGGTCGACCCCTCCATCTTCACTGCGCAGCCCAATACCATGCTGGGCAG AATGTTTGGATCGGGGCGAGAGCACAATTTCACGCGGCCCAATGAGAAGGGAGAGTTTGAGGTGGCCGAAGGAATCAGCTCAACGGTTTTCCGCGCAATTCTG GATTACTACAAATCAGGGCTAATCCGCTGTCCTGATGGAATCTCCATCCCCGAGTTGCGGGAGGCGTGCGACTATCTATGCATCTCTTTTGACTACAGCACCATCAAATGCAGAGACCTCA GTGCCCTGATGCACGAGCTGTCCAATGACGGCGCCCGACGACAGTTCGAGTTCTACCTGGAAGAAATGGTTCTACCTCTGATGGTGGCGAGCGCCCAGAGCGGCGAGCGCGAGTGCCACATCGTGGTCCTCACCGACGATGACGTGGTCGACTGGGACGAAGAATACCCGCCACAGATGGGAGAAGAGTACTCCCAAA TCATTTACAGCACAAAACTGTACAGATTCTTCAAGTATATCGAGAACAGAGATGTTGCCAAGTCCGTTTTGAAGGAGAGGGGTTTGAAGAAAATCCGACTGGGAATTGAAG GTTACCCCACATACAAGGAGAAGGTGAAGAAGCGTCCTGGAGGTCGTCCGGAGGTCATCTACAACTACGTCCAGAGGCCCTTCATCCGCATGTCATGGGAGAAGGAGGAGGGCAAAAGCCGCCACGTGGACTTCCAGTGCGTCAAATCCAAATCCATCACCAacctggcggcggcggcggccgacaTCCCCCAGGACCAACTGGTGGTCCTGCATCCGGGCCCCCAGGTGGACGAGTTGGACATCCTGCCCAACCACCCGCCTGGGGGCCACCCCTACAGCAACGAGCCCGACCCCGAGGGACCCCTGCCTGCCATGTGA